The following proteins are co-located in the Castanea sativa cultivar Marrone di Chiusa Pesio chromosome 8, ASM4071231v1 genome:
- the LOC142608392 gene encoding uncharacterized protein LOC142608392 gives MNHCAIQQNAFSTREEIRSSVSVPICPKPRRLGLLNPTTFNDYPVRSLRWQLSHQTELCDSKAGTDLLDIILTKGGCVEQGPPPVSSSPPFFCGSPPSRVANPLIQDARFGDEKLVLHSPLSPISTPISSGLASSSPTSRKGGCNRSNFGNKPVVRVEGFDCLDRDRRNCSIPALA, from the exons ATGAACCACTGTGCGATCCAACAAAACGCGTTCTCAACCCGTGAAGAGATTCGGAGCTCCGTTTCAGTTCCAATCTGCCCCAAACCTCGCCGCCTCGGTCTCTTGAATCCCACCACCTTCAACGACTACCCCGTCAGATCCCTTAGATGGCAGCTCAG CCACCAAACTGAGCTTTGCGATTCAAAAGCAGGGACTGATCTTTTGGATATCATCCTCACAAAG GGTGGTTGTGTGGAACAAGGTCCACCGCCGGTAAGCTCGTCGCCCCCATTTTTTTGCGGGTCGCCGCCGAGCAGAGTAGCTAACCCATTAATTCAGGATGCTCGATTTGGGGACGAGAAGCTCGTCCTACACTCACCTTTGTCCCCAATTTCAACACCCATTTCGTCTGGCCTAGCATCGTCCTCTCCAACCTCGAGGAAAGGAGGCTGTAATCGGTCTAATTTTGGGAACAAACCCGTTGTGAGGGTTGAGGGGTTTGATTGTCTTGACAGGGATCGGCGAAATTGCAGCATCCCTGCCCTTGCTTAG